In one window of Nocardioides panacisoli DNA:
- a CDS encoding uracil-xanthine permease family protein: MFKWEVVHGGKTPPPGAAVGPMERLSWGRTVGLGAQHIVAMFGATFVFPIIMGLDPNLAILFSGVCTILFLLIVKNKVPSYLGTSASFVAAVVAIRAQGGDSADVTGAILVAGLVLAAVGLLVHFAGARLIHTILPPAVTGAVVMLIGFNLAPVVADAYWPQDQWIALLTATFMVAAAVMLPGFWSRIAVLLALVFGYLVSWAADGVFGPITSPDATGEVVTRDRVSWAGVESADWFGLPSGQLADGVSAVHGPSFSLSFILLVLPGVIALIAENTGHVKAVAEMTGDDLDPYMGRAIGADGLATSLASLFGGSPTTTYAENIGVMSATRVYSTAAYYAAAMFAIILGLCPKFGAIINAVPGGVLGGITVVLYGMIGLVGAKIWVENRVDFGNPVNLVGLAAGIIAGVGGVTLQVTDDFELGGIALGTILVIAYFHLVKSRREELGTETPATTT; this comes from the coding sequence ATGTTCAAGTGGGAAGTGGTGCACGGCGGGAAGACCCCGCCGCCCGGAGCGGCCGTCGGCCCGATGGAACGGCTCAGTTGGGGCCGCACCGTCGGCCTCGGTGCGCAGCACATCGTCGCGATGTTCGGCGCGACGTTCGTGTTCCCGATCATCATGGGGCTCGACCCCAACCTCGCGATCCTGTTCTCGGGTGTCTGCACGATCCTGTTCCTGCTGATCGTGAAGAACAAGGTGCCCAGCTACCTCGGCACGAGCGCCTCGTTCGTCGCTGCCGTGGTCGCGATCCGAGCCCAGGGCGGTGACTCCGCCGACGTCACCGGCGCGATCCTGGTGGCGGGCCTCGTGCTCGCCGCGGTCGGCCTGCTGGTGCACTTCGCCGGCGCCCGGCTGATCCATACGATCCTGCCGCCGGCGGTCACCGGCGCGGTGGTCATGCTGATCGGGTTCAACCTCGCGCCGGTCGTGGCCGACGCCTACTGGCCCCAGGACCAGTGGATCGCGCTGCTCACCGCCACCTTCATGGTCGCGGCCGCCGTCATGCTGCCGGGCTTCTGGTCCCGCATCGCGGTGCTGCTGGCGCTGGTGTTCGGTTACCTCGTCTCGTGGGCCGCCGACGGCGTCTTCGGCCCCATCACCTCCCCGGACGCGACCGGCGAGGTCGTCACCCGTGACCGCGTCTCGTGGGCCGGTGTCGAGTCGGCCGACTGGTTCGGCCTCCCCAGCGGCCAGCTCGCCGACGGTGTCTCGGCCGTCCACGGCCCGTCGTTCTCGCTCAGCTTCATCCTGCTGGTGCTGCCCGGTGTCATCGCACTGATCGCGGAGAACACCGGCCACGTCAAGGCGGTCGCCGAGATGACCGGCGACGACCTCGACCCCTACATGGGGCGTGCGATCGGCGCCGACGGCCTCGCCACCTCACTCGCGAGCCTCTTCGGCGGCTCGCCGACGACGACGTACGCCGAGAACATCGGTGTCATGAGCGCCACCCGCGTCTACTCCACGGCGGCGTACTACGCCGCGGCGATGTTCGCGATCATCCTGGGCCTGTGCCCGAAGTTCGGCGCGATCATCAACGCGGTCCCCGGTGGCGTGCTCGGCGGCATCACGGTCGTGCTCTACGGCATGATCGGCCTCGTCGGCGCCAAGATCTGGGTGGAGAACCGGGTCGACTTCGGCAACCCCGTCAACCTGGTCGGCCTGGCCGCGGGCATCATCGCCGGTGTCGGCGGCGTCACGCTGCAGGTCACCGACGACTTCGAGCTCGGTGGCATCGCGCTCGGCACCATCCTGGTGATCGCCTACTTCCACCTGGTCAAGAGCCGTCGCGAAGAGCTCGGCACCGAGACGCCGGCGACCACCACCTGA